One Roseimaritima multifibrata DNA window includes the following coding sequences:
- a CDS encoding solute:sodium symporter family transporter, producing the protein MLTIVSFVFFTALVGVLTWLITRHKETDSADGYFLAGRSLGAGVIAGSLLLTNLSTEQLVGLNGDAYTNGLSVMAWEVVAGVSLVLMAVFFLPRYLRRGITTIPEFLAGRYNDTTQLITNFIFILAYMMILLPIILYTGAMGLKEILAISDLTGIESETATLWLTVWTIGIIGSIYAIFGGLRSVAVSDTLNGFGLLVGGGLIAYFGLSAVGDGSALEGLSTLRETHPEKFNSLGSADSSVPWPTLFSGVLLLNLFYWTTNQQIIQRTFAASTLAEGQKGVLLAATFKILAPLILVLPGIIAFHLYGQGDSPIPQDQAYGTLVRNVLPTSLTGFFAAALVGAILSSFNSALNATATLFSLGFYRKLIRPTASDHETVRMGRIFGTIIALAAMTMAPMLAGQDSIFGYLQKMNGLYFIPIFAVVLVGMLSKKTPAIAANIALVVGVVVIFCGYFAPGFSSVVGQIHEFHFLGIVFVSLVAMMLGFAAIAPRPSHQHSSAGQGSAAKSDLAADQPYAPLQTGSEGLQTDDSSDDEFPPSPIDMTPWPLALPAGITLAIIVVGIYAWFAI; encoded by the coding sequence ATGCTTACCATTGTTTCGTTCGTCTTCTTTACTGCTTTGGTCGGCGTCCTGACTTGGCTGATCACTCGTCACAAAGAAACGGATTCGGCCGACGGCTACTTCCTGGCCGGGCGCAGCCTTGGGGCGGGGGTGATTGCGGGATCGCTGCTGTTGACCAACCTTTCGACCGAGCAGTTGGTGGGCTTGAATGGCGACGCTTACACCAACGGTTTGTCGGTGATGGCCTGGGAAGTTGTCGCAGGGGTTTCGCTGGTCCTGATGGCGGTCTTCTTTTTGCCTCGCTACCTGCGGCGCGGGATCACGACCATCCCTGAATTCCTGGCCGGTCGCTACAACGATACGACTCAGCTGATTACCAACTTTATCTTTATCCTCGCCTATATGATGATCCTGCTGCCGATCATCCTTTACACCGGCGCGATGGGGCTGAAAGAGATCTTGGCGATCTCCGATCTGACGGGGATCGAATCGGAGACCGCGACGCTTTGGCTTACCGTGTGGACGATCGGGATCATTGGTTCGATCTACGCCATTTTTGGCGGACTTCGCTCGGTTGCCGTTTCGGATACGCTGAATGGTTTTGGGCTGCTGGTCGGTGGCGGCTTGATCGCTTACTTCGGGTTGAGCGCCGTTGGGGACGGCAGTGCACTCGAAGGCCTGTCGACGCTCCGTGAAACCCATCCCGAGAAATTCAATTCACTCGGCTCCGCCGATAGTTCGGTCCCCTGGCCGACCCTGTTCTCCGGCGTGCTCCTGCTAAACCTGTTTTACTGGACGACCAATCAACAAATCATCCAGCGGACGTTCGCTGCCAGCACTCTAGCCGAAGGCCAAAAGGGAGTCCTCCTCGCGGCCACGTTCAAAATCCTGGCGCCGTTAATCCTGGTCCTGCCCGGGATCATCGCGTTCCATCTTTACGGACAAGGAGACTCCCCGATCCCTCAAGACCAAGCTTATGGGACGCTGGTCCGCAATGTACTACCAACCAGCCTGACCGGCTTTTTTGCCGCGGCGTTGGTGGGAGCCATCCTCAGCTCGTTTAACTCAGCTCTGAATGCGACCGCCACCCTGTTCAGTCTTGGGTTTTACCGCAAACTGATCCGTCCAACGGCAAGCGATCACGAGACCGTTCGGATGGGCCGTATTTTCGGGACCATCATCGCCCTTGCCGCGATGACGATGGCTCCAATGCTGGCCGGCCAAGACAGTATCTTTGGCTACCTACAAAAGATGAACGGACTCTACTTCATTCCGATCTTTGCAGTCGTGTTGGTCGGTATGTTGTCTAAGAAAACACCTGCCATCGCTGCAAACATTGCGTTGGTTGTCGGCGTCGTCGTGATCTTCTGCGGCTATTTTGCTCCCGGTTTCAGCAGTGTTGTCGGCCAAATCCACGAATTCCACTTCCTGGGAATTGTCTTCGTTAGCCTTGTCGCAATGATGTTGGGTTTTGCAGCGATTGCACCTCGACCATCGCATCAGCATTCATCGGCCGGCCAAGGATCCGCAGCGAAATCGGACCTTGCCGCGGACCAACCGTACGCCCCTCTGCAAACGGGCAGCGAAGGACTTCAAACGGACGATTCAAGCGACGACGAATTCCCACCCAGCCCAATCGATATGACTCCCTGGCCTTTGGCACTCCCCGCCGGAATCACCTTGGCGATCATTGTCGTTGGGATCTACGCCTGGTTTGCGATCTAG
- a CDS encoding BatA domain-containing protein, giving the protein MSFLQPWMLLALPLVALPVIIHLINQRRFQTMPWAAMMFLLAANRMSRGYARLRQWLILLFRMLAIAGLLFVISRPLASGWLGATAGGGADATIVILDRSPSMQQIGTGSNSSKLDTARRQLSDALATLGTSRLVLIDSGDSSARELESIEAISDATDTGPAGNTADLAGMLKTAYDYVKANRVGRADVWIVSDLRESDWESGSGRWDALRDNFASLPQTTKFHLLAYSEPTAQNRSIRVTNVRRQQQGDTTNLLVSLSLSGDENNTAEGEFPLQFEIEGARSETTIALTGGSAEIKDHPIPIDSQLVRGWGRVSIPADTNPADNDAYFVFAEPAPRKTILVSDDPETSRPLLLAAQISPDPNVAATAETVNRDQLATIPWEEVALLVWQGDLPSAAEQKPIDAFVQAGGQVLFFPPKIIGSQQAYGLSWQPWISDDKGAEVSNWRGDEDLLANTISGASLPVGKLKIHKYAGLKGEYTPLASLDEQHPLLVRANRFTNDPAGNRDTTSLSGPPGIYFCTTTPNPGDSTLARDGVVLYVAIQRAILRGSEALGDTRSLDAGASEAVDWRAVSVNEDAISSQYGIQPGIYETSQKLLAINRSKAEDSATLVSDQKLESLFQGLDFSRVDDQAGSLRSLVNEIWRLFLIIMIVAMIVEAALCLPQKRTANEGAATP; this is encoded by the coding sequence ATGAGTTTTCTACAACCTTGGATGCTGCTCGCTTTACCGCTGGTCGCTTTGCCGGTCATCATCCATCTGATCAACCAGCGTCGTTTCCAGACGATGCCCTGGGCGGCGATGATGTTTCTGCTGGCCGCCAACCGGATGTCGCGAGGCTATGCAAGGTTGCGGCAGTGGCTGATTCTTCTGTTTCGGATGCTGGCGATTGCAGGCCTGTTGTTTGTGATCAGCCGTCCCCTGGCAAGTGGCTGGCTGGGAGCAACCGCCGGTGGCGGAGCCGATGCGACGATCGTGATCCTGGACCGTTCGCCTAGCATGCAACAGATCGGCACCGGGTCCAACAGCAGCAAACTAGATACCGCTAGGCGGCAACTTAGCGACGCACTGGCCACGCTGGGAACTTCGCGGTTGGTCTTAATCGACAGTGGCGATTCGTCGGCGCGAGAACTCGAATCGATCGAAGCAATCTCGGACGCGACCGACACCGGCCCGGCAGGCAACACGGCCGACCTGGCGGGGATGCTGAAAACCGCGTACGACTATGTCAAAGCAAACCGTGTCGGACGCGCCGATGTCTGGATCGTTTCCGACCTGCGAGAAAGCGACTGGGAATCGGGAAGCGGACGCTGGGATGCGCTTCGAGACAACTTTGCATCATTGCCACAGACGACCAAATTTCATCTGCTGGCGTACAGTGAACCGACAGCTCAGAACCGATCGATTCGAGTCACCAACGTGCGTCGTCAACAACAAGGGGACACCACAAATCTGTTGGTCTCGCTAAGCCTAAGCGGCGACGAAAACAACACGGCGGAAGGCGAATTCCCGCTGCAGTTTGAAATCGAAGGCGCCCGCTCGGAAACGACGATCGCGCTCACCGGCGGCAGTGCCGAAATCAAAGACCACCCAATTCCAATCGATAGCCAATTGGTTCGTGGTTGGGGTCGTGTTTCGATCCCTGCCGACACCAACCCCGCCGATAACGATGCCTACTTTGTGTTTGCGGAACCCGCACCCCGCAAAACCATTCTGGTCAGCGATGATCCAGAAACCTCGCGACCGCTGTTGCTGGCAGCCCAAATTTCTCCCGATCCAAATGTCGCGGCAACCGCCGAAACGGTCAACCGCGATCAGCTGGCGACGATCCCCTGGGAAGAAGTTGCCCTCCTGGTCTGGCAAGGGGACCTACCAAGTGCCGCCGAACAAAAACCGATCGATGCTTTTGTCCAAGCGGGCGGACAGGTACTGTTTTTCCCTCCCAAAATCATTGGTTCCCAGCAAGCCTACGGTTTGAGTTGGCAGCCCTGGATTTCCGACGACAAAGGGGCCGAAGTTTCCAACTGGCGAGGCGACGAGGACCTGCTTGCCAACACGATCAGTGGAGCCTCTCTGCCAGTTGGCAAACTTAAAATTCACAAGTACGCGGGACTGAAGGGCGAGTACACGCCGCTGGCAAGTTTGGATGAACAGCATCCTCTGCTAGTCCGCGCCAATCGATTTACAAATGACCCCGCTGGCAACCGAGATACCACGTCTCTTTCCGGACCGCCGGGCATCTACTTTTGCACCACCACTCCCAACCCCGGCGATTCCACGTTGGCACGCGACGGTGTGGTGCTGTACGTCGCGATCCAGCGAGCCATCCTGCGAGGCAGCGAAGCCTTGGGCGACACGCGTTCCCTGGACGCGGGAGCCAGCGAAGCGGTCGACTGGCGAGCGGTCAGCGTTAACGAAGACGCCATTTCCTCCCAGTACGGAATCCAGCCGGGAATCTACGAAACCAGCCAAAAGCTGCTGGCAATCAATCGCAGCAAAGCCGAAGACAGCGCCACCCTGGTAAGCGATCAAAAACTGGAATCCTTATTTCAAGGACTCGATTTTTCCCGCGTCGATGACCAGGCGGGCAGCCTCCGATCCTTGGTAAACGAAATATGGCGTCTGTTCCTGATCATCATGATCGTCGCCATGATTGTTGAAGCGGCGTTATGCCTTCCGCAGAAACGAACTGCGAACGAAGGAGCCGCAACGCCATGA
- a CDS encoding DUF58 domain-containing protein — protein MFTGRQPREFLDTKILARLAGMPLFARRAMQGNVSGKHTSPHRGASVEFAEYRKYVPGDDLRRLDWRAYGRSDRFYIKEFEADTNLRCCVVLDTSGSMDFGTTGTTKIQYARQIAASLGYLAVQQGDAIGLHCFADGIVKNVPAKRNAAHLSLIFDTLEQAIPEGPTQLISVLHELAETIRQRALIVVISDFFVDPAELRGCFEHLRFRKHDLAAFQLLDPAELEFTFQRPTRFLDMEGGPAIFAEPNVIADRYQTALNEYLKQLQQIVLETGVDYHRTRIDEPFEQALMRFLVGRTRGRGVR, from the coding sequence ATGTTTACCGGACGACAACCTCGCGAATTCCTTGACACCAAAATCCTTGCTCGCCTAGCCGGGATGCCTTTGTTTGCGCGCCGTGCGATGCAGGGGAACGTTTCAGGAAAGCATACCAGCCCGCACCGCGGGGCCAGCGTTGAATTCGCTGAATACCGCAAGTACGTTCCCGGCGATGACCTGCGCCGTTTGGACTGGCGAGCCTACGGGCGATCGGATCGGTTCTATATCAAAGAATTCGAAGCCGACACAAACCTCCGCTGCTGCGTCGTCCTGGACACCAGCGGGTCGATGGATTTTGGCACCACCGGAACAACCAAAATCCAGTACGCCCGCCAGATCGCCGCCTCGCTTGGTTACTTGGCGGTCCAGCAAGGGGATGCGATTGGCCTGCACTGCTTCGCCGACGGGATCGTAAAAAACGTTCCGGCAAAACGGAACGCTGCCCACCTGTCCCTTATCTTTGACACCCTGGAACAGGCGATCCCCGAAGGGCCCACGCAACTGATCTCTGTGCTGCACGAACTGGCCGAAACCATTCGCCAGCGAGCCTTGATCGTTGTCATCTCCGATTTCTTTGTCGATCCGGCAGAACTGCGTGGGTGCTTTGAACATCTCCGCTTCCGCAAGCATGACCTGGCCGCTTTTCAGTTATTAGACCCTGCCGAGCTTGAATTTACTTTCCAGCGTCCAACACGATTCTTGGACATGGAAGGAGGTCCGGCGATCTTTGCCGAACCGAACGTGATTGCCGATCGATACCAAACGGCGCTCAACGAATACCTCAAACAACTGCAACAAATCGTCTTGGAAACCGGGGTCGATTACCATCGGACTCGGATCGACGAACCGTTCGAGCAAGCGTTGATGCGATTCCTGGTCGGGAGAACTCGAGGGCGAGGCGTACGATGA
- a CDS encoding squalene--hopene cyclase, which yields MTNVTNMLLHRRSTLHPPVVRLAIFLSVLTVSFCGIDQSAWAQLPGQRYGEVVPRDVREMYERGLIFLAKSQGNEGEWQNTSHQGPGVTGMAIMAFLASGEDPNFGQYAGNIRSGLQAIIRGQDADTGYYGNSMYHHGFATLAVAEAYGTVDDRDWSGDKMRSLGKSLELAVRSSLTAQKNSEFNAWRYSPTSTDADTSVSGAILVSLLAARNAGIEVPDKNIDQAIGYFTSMTSDGGQVGYSGGMGGMGDSLARSSIACLVYAVARRKDLPKFKATVAHLTSNLEQQARSWPEYTRYYQAQALFQGDVEAWEKWNVGLVRQLKPMQQTDGSFKGQLGPIADTSLSLLAMALNFRFLPIYER from the coding sequence ATGACTAATGTGACAAACATGCTTCTTCACCGTCGTTCGACGCTTCACCCACCGGTAGTGCGGTTGGCCATTTTTTTGTCCGTTCTGACAGTATCGTTTTGTGGAATCGATCAATCCGCTTGGGCTCAACTACCTGGTCAGCGTTACGGGGAAGTGGTTCCGCGTGATGTCCGCGAGATGTACGAGCGCGGCTTGATTTTTCTGGCGAAGTCCCAGGGAAACGAAGGGGAATGGCAGAACACTTCCCACCAGGGCCCAGGGGTTACTGGCATGGCGATCATGGCCTTCCTGGCATCGGGCGAGGACCCTAACTTCGGCCAGTACGCTGGCAACATTCGCTCGGGCTTGCAAGCGATCATTCGTGGGCAAGACGCCGACACGGGCTACTATGGCAACAGCATGTACCACCACGGTTTTGCCACGCTTGCCGTCGCCGAAGCCTACGGAACGGTCGACGATCGCGATTGGTCAGGCGATAAAATGCGTTCGCTTGGCAAGTCATTGGAACTAGCCGTGCGATCCTCACTGACCGCTCAAAAGAACAGTGAATTTAATGCCTGGCGATACTCTCCAACGTCGACCGATGCGGACACGTCCGTCAGTGGCGCGATCCTGGTTAGTTTGCTGGCGGCGAGGAATGCTGGGATCGAAGTTCCCGACAAGAACATCGATCAAGCGATTGGGTACTTCACCAGCATGACGTCCGACGGTGGGCAGGTCGGCTATTCCGGCGGCATGGGAGGCATGGGCGATTCGCTGGCACGCAGCTCGATCGCTTGCCTTGTCTATGCCGTCGCCCGCCGCAAGGATCTGCCGAAATTCAAAGCGACGGTCGCCCACCTGACCAGCAACCTCGAACAGCAAGCCCGCAGCTGGCCGGAATACACCCGTTACTACCAAGCTCAAGCCCTTTTCCAAGGGGATGTCGAAGCCTGGGAGAAATGGAATGTCGGTTTGGTGCGGCAACTGAAACCGATGCAGCAGACCGACGGCAGCTTCAAAGGCCAACTTGGACCGATCGCCGATACCTCACTATCCCTGTTGGCGATGGCCTTGAACTTTCGCTTCCTTCCGATCTACGAGCGATAA
- a CDS encoding AAA family ATPase, with the protein MSDAISSSGSKPDTEPTLSDNDVQAIDDLRVAHSKLKTELARVIVGQQAVIDQLVICLFARRHALLMGVPGLAKTLLVSKLAETLSLHFSRIQFTPDLMPMDITGTDILQDNAEGRREFHFVKGPVFANIVLADEINRAPPKTQAAMLEAMQEQRVTVVGKTYELPSPFMVLATQNPVEQEGTYPLPEAQLDRFMSLIELDYPNEAEEIQIAKSTTGGDLPELAHLLTGEKILEHQALVRRVPVPDHIYTYAARLVRKTRPQGESAPSWLPPLVSWGAGPRAVQNLILGAKSRAALLGSYMVRLEDVQEVAAAVLTHRIITTFAAQAEGIAAKDIVKRLIEESNES; encoded by the coding sequence ATGTCCGATGCGATCTCTTCGTCTGGTTCCAAGCCTGACACCGAACCCACATTGAGCGATAACGATGTGCAGGCGATCGACGACCTGCGCGTTGCTCACAGCAAACTGAAAACGGAACTTGCTCGCGTTATTGTTGGGCAACAGGCCGTTATCGATCAGTTGGTCATCTGCTTGTTTGCTCGTCGGCATGCGTTGCTGATGGGAGTCCCGGGACTTGCCAAGACCTTACTGGTCAGCAAACTGGCAGAAACCCTTTCTTTGCATTTTAGCCGTATCCAGTTCACTCCCGACCTGATGCCGATGGACATCACCGGGACCGACATCCTGCAAGACAATGCAGAGGGCCGCCGCGAATTCCACTTCGTCAAAGGCCCCGTCTTCGCCAACATCGTCTTGGCGGACGAGATCAACCGAGCCCCACCCAAAACGCAAGCTGCCATGCTGGAAGCGATGCAAGAGCAGCGGGTGACGGTGGTTGGCAAAACGTACGAACTGCCTTCTCCGTTTATGGTCTTGGCGACGCAGAACCCGGTCGAGCAGGAAGGAACCTACCCGCTTCCCGAAGCTCAACTGGACCGTTTCATGTCGCTGATCGAACTGGATTACCCAAACGAAGCCGAAGAGATCCAGATCGCCAAAAGCACGACCGGTGGCGATCTGCCGGAACTGGCACATCTGCTGACCGGCGAAAAAATCCTCGAGCATCAGGCTTTGGTACGGCGAGTCCCAGTGCCCGATCATATCTACACCTACGCGGCTCGACTGGTCCGTAAAACGCGACCACAGGGTGAGTCCGCTCCGTCTTGGTTGCCTCCGTTGGTGTCATGGGGAGCAGGTCCAAGAGCCGTCCAAAACCTGATCCTGGGTGCCAAGTCTCGAGCCGCCCTGCTGGGCAGTTACATGGTTCGCTTAGAGGACGTTCAAGAAGTCGCCGCAGCGGTGCTGACCCATCGAATCATCACCACGTTCGCGGCCCAAGCCGAAGGGATTGCGGCCAAGGACATCGTCAAACGACTGATTGAGGAATCGAACGAGAGTTAA
- a CDS encoding fumarylacetoacetate hydrolase family protein, with translation MRFCRYQLADGSTGLGAAFEDGIVSLSALDPSLVDNMEALMGDQVGLSALWQQAQQTPRLEGSPRFLAPILKPEKVICVGLNYRDHAIETNSPIPSEPVIFNKFPSTLIGPEDTIVLPPESERVDYEAELVVVIGKTCHRVSTDNALDYVFGYSCGHDVSARDWQKGKPGGQWLLGKTFDTFAPLGPFVAHKSSIADPGKLSIQFRLNGETLQDSNTEQLIFSIPEVISYLSQVVTLKPGDLIYTGTPSGVGDARTPPRYLNDGDVCEVEIEGLGVLSNPCKRE, from the coding sequence ATGCGTTTTTGCCGTTATCAACTTGCTGATGGTTCGACAGGCCTAGGTGCCGCTTTTGAAGATGGAATCGTCTCTTTATCCGCACTCGATCCATCGCTGGTCGACAATATGGAAGCCCTAATGGGCGACCAAGTTGGACTGTCCGCACTTTGGCAACAAGCCCAACAGACGCCTCGACTAGAAGGATCTCCACGATTTCTAGCGCCGATTTTAAAACCGGAAAAGGTTATCTGTGTCGGATTGAACTATCGCGACCACGCCATCGAAACCAACAGTCCGATTCCATCCGAACCGGTCATCTTTAACAAGTTTCCTTCCACGCTGATCGGCCCCGAAGATACGATCGTCCTACCGCCGGAAAGCGAGCGGGTCGACTACGAAGCCGAACTGGTTGTGGTGATCGGAAAAACGTGCCATCGAGTGTCGACGGATAACGCCCTCGATTACGTATTTGGATATTCCTGCGGCCACGATGTATCGGCTCGCGACTGGCAAAAAGGCAAACCAGGTGGCCAATGGCTGCTGGGAAAAACCTTCGACACGTTTGCACCGCTGGGGCCCTTCGTGGCTCACAAATCGAGCATTGCGGATCCAGGGAAACTATCGATTCAGTTTCGACTAAACGGCGAAACGCTGCAGGATTCCAATACCGAACAATTAATCTTTTCGATCCCCGAAGTCATCTCCTACCTGTCCCAGGTCGTCACCCTAAAGCCGGGCGACTTGATCTATACCGGAACTCCCTCCGGCGTCGGCGACGCAAGAACCCCACCCCGTTACCTGAATGACGGAGACGTCTGCGAAGTCGAAATCGAAGGCCTGGGAGTATTGAGTAATCCCTGCAAACGCGAGTAG
- a CDS encoding TlpA family protein disulfide reductase — MPKDLRRSAPKAIGVRHDFALFAMPKAWSAILLSLVVGFTSFSSGPLSADSPSEIRLLKKQFASGELIGVTEQDELSWKHPNFTAPFAFPLESVTSVTFAAPAEAITAEGQFGLYLQDGSLLYGDLTALNEDLIGLRTTAFGELQLKRQQVQRIFRWRSGEDCLYVGPGSASQWKQTADSVWQQSGNGLITEIPGSQLSKDISLPDRAIIEIKIGWQQAANFRLLLGSDPTADAEDKEGIQNQQAQLQRAQGINTRQQLPKPSQAFAIEAWDGDLVLLRELDKTADIMQLDTMAQKNGYLQLSILLDQTSGRIMVQNMDGKVLGDMTLTGKDVKPQTGLLFKVMRGTTRLDSLVIREGKEGMFTSANRKSATVWTENQEAFEGTLQSLTDEGKSLVFDVAGESKTIAAADVLQVILNRPQTTVPNADATQHRIALSTHSGMRILGKVQSVEKGQLTLLSENAATPVQVDFDSIRDFTPVSTGEQAANWIDKVDTTDLLSDILSSKPASLSSRKPTDKPENANQPAGKSKPGRIGAFRSAGTELRGRLEDGQASEQESCFVFAPVLANNAVAFKPKADGQIVYRESPPSSPPTTTSNRNAAIQMRVAMQRVVVNGVVQMQRVNANANAQKPRSFSSPTLHLRSGDTVECEILSINEDETSIRYKGDLKAILPNDQIRAIELMAVQTNTIEPEKQERLLTVPRMRRDNPPTHLLVSTDGDYLRGRLTYMDDRMVRIETRLEEREIDRKYIAQIIWLHADEIRDFSADEKEDEESDQEADDSEKETSPEAIVEIPKYADLAGQVQAIRADNSRLSFAATSVKNGVIAGINPYLGECTQEIKSVDRLLFGKSIQQDDASLPFAEWRLQHAPDPLVFRAGAGGGMDGQGSPLVGQPAPDFELKLLGGENYRLSEHKGQVIVLDFWASWCGPCMQAMPGLDAMVEEFNHPNLQLIAVNLQESEERIRQALERLKIDPIVAMDETGDIAQRYEATAIPQTVVITPDGKVSHLFVGGGARTLEQLRSAISEALN; from the coding sequence ATGCCCAAAGACTTGCGTCGTTCCGCACCAAAGGCAATTGGCGTGCGGCACGATTTTGCTCTGTTTGCGATGCCCAAAGCTTGGTCAGCGATCCTTCTCTCGTTAGTGGTCGGATTCACGTCCTTTTCGTCCGGCCCTCTTTCCGCCGATTCCCCAAGTGAAATCCGCCTACTGAAAAAGCAGTTTGCAAGTGGCGAATTGATCGGCGTTACCGAGCAGGATGAACTCTCCTGGAAACACCCGAATTTCACAGCTCCCTTTGCGTTCCCTCTGGAATCGGTGACCTCTGTTACCTTTGCAGCTCCGGCCGAAGCGATCACTGCGGAGGGGCAGTTTGGGCTTTATCTGCAAGACGGCAGCCTTCTCTATGGCGACCTAACCGCGTTGAACGAAGATCTCATTGGCCTGCGAACCACGGCCTTCGGCGAATTGCAGCTGAAACGACAACAGGTCCAACGCATCTTTCGTTGGCGCAGCGGCGAAGATTGCCTGTACGTCGGCCCAGGATCGGCTAGCCAATGGAAACAAACGGCCGACAGTGTTTGGCAACAGTCTGGGAATGGGCTGATTACCGAAATCCCCGGTTCGCAGTTATCAAAAGATATTTCGCTACCCGACCGAGCGATCATCGAAATCAAAATCGGTTGGCAGCAAGCGGCAAATTTTCGGCTTCTACTGGGAAGCGACCCGACAGCCGACGCGGAAGATAAGGAAGGAATCCAGAACCAGCAAGCACAGCTGCAGCGGGCACAGGGTATCAACACACGCCAACAACTGCCCAAACCTTCCCAGGCGTTTGCAATCGAAGCATGGGACGGAGACCTTGTCCTGCTCCGCGAACTCGACAAGACAGCCGACATCATGCAACTCGATACGATGGCGCAAAAAAACGGATATCTTCAGCTTTCAATCCTGCTTGATCAAACCAGCGGACGGATCATGGTCCAGAACATGGATGGCAAAGTGCTTGGCGACATGACATTGACGGGAAAGGATGTCAAACCGCAGACCGGGCTACTGTTCAAAGTCATGCGCGGCACCACTCGGCTGGATTCGCTTGTCATCCGCGAGGGAAAGGAGGGAATGTTCACGTCCGCCAATCGAAAATCGGCAACCGTCTGGACCGAAAACCAAGAAGCGTTCGAAGGAACCCTTCAATCGTTAACGGATGAAGGCAAATCGCTTGTCTTCGACGTCGCAGGAGAAAGCAAAACCATTGCTGCCGCAGACGTGCTTCAGGTGATTTTGAACCGCCCGCAGACAACCGTTCCGAACGCAGATGCGACACAACATCGCATCGCTCTCTCCACGCACTCGGGAATGCGAATTCTGGGCAAGGTGCAATCGGTCGAAAAAGGCCAACTGACTCTCCTGTCCGAAAACGCCGCCACGCCAGTCCAAGTCGACTTCGACAGCATTCGAGACTTCACACCCGTTAGCACGGGCGAACAAGCGGCGAACTGGATTGATAAAGTCGATACGACAGACCTTCTTTCGGACATATTGTCATCGAAACCGGCCTCCCTAAGCAGCCGAAAGCCGACCGACAAACCAGAGAACGCGAATCAACCTGCCGGTAAATCGAAGCCTGGACGCATCGGTGCATTCCGATCTGCCGGCACCGAACTGCGGGGACGACTAGAAGACGGACAAGCGAGCGAACAAGAATCTTGCTTCGTATTCGCGCCGGTTTTGGCGAATAACGCCGTAGCATTTAAGCCGAAAGCGGACGGGCAAATCGTTTACCGTGAATCCCCCCCTTCCAGCCCACCGACTACGACTTCAAATCGAAATGCTGCCATCCAAATGCGGGTGGCCATGCAAAGGGTTGTCGTTAATGGCGTCGTGCAAATGCAACGCGTCAACGCAAACGCAAACGCACAAAAGCCTCGTTCCTTCTCCAGTCCAACGCTGCATCTAAGGTCCGGAGATACCGTCGAATGCGAAATCCTATCGATCAATGAAGACGAGACATCCATTCGATACAAAGGGGACCTAAAGGCGATTCTCCCCAACGATCAGATCCGAGCCATTGAACTGATGGCCGTGCAAACCAACACGATCGAACCGGAAAAGCAGGAGCGACTGTTAACGGTCCCCAGAATGCGCCGCGACAACCCTCCGACTCATCTGCTTGTTTCGACCGACGGTGATTATCTGCGAGGCCGTTTGACCTACATGGACGATCGCATGGTCCGGATTGAAACCCGCTTGGAAGAACGCGAAATCGATCGCAAATACATCGCTCAGATCATCTGGTTGCACGCCGACGAGATCCGCGATTTCTCAGCCGACGAAAAGGAAGATGAAGAGAGCGATCAGGAAGCCGATGATTCCGAAAAGGAAACCTCTCCTGAAGCGATCGTCGAAATCCCCAAATACGCAGATCTAGCAGGCCAAGTCCAAGCGATCCGGGCCGACAATTCCCGGCTCTCCTTTGCTGCGACAAGTGTTAAGAACGGCGTCATTGCGGGAATCAACCCGTACCTTGGCGAATGCACTCAAGAAATAAAAAGCGTCGATCGCTTGCTGTTTGGAAAAAGCATCCAGCAGGACGATGCTTCCCTTCCGTTTGCCGAATGGCGTCTGCAGCACGCTCCCGACCCACTGGTCTTTCGCGCCGGTGCCGGTGGTGGGATGGACGGCCAGGGGTCACCCCTGGTCGGGCAACCCGCCCCCGATTTTGAACTCAAGCTATTAGGTGGCGAGAATTATCGATTAAGCGAACATAAAGGCCAGGTCATTGTTCTCGATTTTTGGGCTAGCTGGTGCGGCCCCTGCATGCAGGCCATGCCCGGACTGGATGCCATGGTCGAAGAATTCAATCACCCGAACTTGCAATTGATAGCCGTCAATTTACAGGAGTCCGAGGAACGGATTCGCCAAGCCCTTGAACGCCTGAAAATCGATCCCATTGTGGCGATGGACGAAACGGGCGACATTGCCCAGCGTTACGAAGCCACAGCGATCCCTCAGACGGTTGTCATCACCCCCGACGGAAAGGTCTCGCACTTGTTTGTCGGCGGCGGGGCCCGTACTCTGGAACAGCTCCGCAGTGCAATTTCCGAAGCTCTTAACTAG